In the genome of Synchiropus splendidus isolate RoL2022-P1 chromosome 2, RoL_Sspl_1.0, whole genome shotgun sequence, the window ATCTGGTCGGCCTCTTCGAGGACACCAACCTGTGCGCCATCCACGCCAAGAGAGTCACCATCATGCCTAAAGACATCCAGCTGGCCCGCCGCATCCGCGGAGAGAGAGCTTAAACCCACACGCCTCGACTTCacaacggctcttttcagagccacacacCTTCTCTGAAAGCTGCGTTCTTGTCCGATTAGAAGGTATTGTAAACCAAACTGCCAAACTTATCTATATAGTATACTGTATATTAAAACAAATCCTTCAAACATTATAAACCGTTGTTTAATATATTCGTCCAATTAACAGGCAGGCAGATATGAACGGCAGAAAGCGTTAAATGTGTTCTAGTGCCGTTCACCCGTTTTGATGTCTCTTCAAAATATAAAGAACTATTATATTCCCTCATCAAGGCAAGGGAAAGCAAATGAAACTAGTCTAGAATGTGTACTTTCATAATGTTATTGCAGGAATATGACGCGATTGTGCAAAGAGCCATTTTTCATTGCGACAGTATTTTTAAGAACCTTTCCTTTTGTTCACTGAGCAAAAAAACCCACATTCTCGCCGTATAGTCGAGCACAATGGCCCTCGACTCCACTTTTCGTTTCATCCAATCAGAACGAGGCAACGGCACACAGTCGTGTCAGCTCTACCGCTATAAGAGCGCGAGCTGCGCCAGTTGCTCTCATTCGCTACTGTCCAGCATCGACATGCCTGAACCAGCCAAGTCCGCGCCCAAGAAGGGCTCCAAGAAAGCCGTGACCAAGACCGCCGGCAAAGGaggcaaaaagaagaagaggaccagGAAGGAGAGCTACGCCATCTACGTGTACAAGGTGCTCAAGCAGGTCCACCCCGACACCGGCATCTCGTCCAAGGCCATGAGCATCATGAATTCGTTCGTCAACGACATCTTCGAGCGCATCGCCGGAGAAGCTTCTCGCCTGGCTCACTACAACAAGCGCTCCACCATCTCTTCCCGGGAGATCCAGACCGCCGTGCGTCTTCTCCTCCCTGGTGAGCTGGCCAAGCACGCCGTGTCCGAGGGAACCAAGGCTGTCACCAAGTACACCAGCTCTAAGTAAATTAATTCACACCCAACGGCTCTTATCAGAGCCACCCACTTCCTCTGAAGACGTTCCGAAAGCTCATACGTGAACTAACCTTTCTTGTGTCCTGACTTTGTTATATACGAATCgcaatagaatttattgccatggtcagtgggggtcccaccaactaggtaagtgcttcgaaataaatataatatataataaattaatatatacaTAATGTATACCAACaagtataataaataataatataaatatatacatatatacttaCTACTTACTTAATATATACttaaaggctgatcacaaatttaacagtctgatggctgaggtgaagaagctgttcctgtgacgggaggcgATGAAGAGTGGGAGCGCTGTTAGATATTTTAACGTAAGTTCGGTTTCACCTGGATTGTGTCTATAAAATAAATGGGCATTTGCTGAGAAACAAGTTAACTTAATCATGTCAACTTTGTGTGAAAGTCGGCACAGTCGAATAAATCCAAAATCTGTTTCAAATACAATGGAAAGCAGTATTTCAGTTGGCGCCTGATTACATGATGACGTCAGTGGTTGGGCGGTTCTCTATTGTGGTTTCGATCACGTCCGCCTAAGGTATATAAAATGGGTGTGACCACTTCAAGTCAGTATTTCGGGTCAAATCGCTTGAGCTATAACGATGTCTGGCAGAGGCAAGGGCGGAAAAGGACTTGGAAAAGGAGGCGCCAAGCGTCACCGCAAGGTTCTTCGCGACAACATTCAGGGCATCACCAAGCCCGCTATCCGCCGACTGGCTCGCCGTGGCGGAGTCAAGCGGATCTCTGGTCTGATCTACGAGGAGACTCGCGGAGTGCTCAAGGTGTTTTTGGAGAACGTGATCCGTGACGCGGTCACCTACACCGAGCACGCCAAGAGGAAGACCGTGACCGCCATGGACGTAGTCTACGCTCTCAAGAGGCAGGGCCGCACTTTGTACGGCTTCGGCGGTTGAACCAATTGTAAACCCAAaggctcttttaagagccacCCACAATCTCTAAATAGCAATTCTGCGTTGATGTTTTGTTAATGTATAGCTGCATGAGCCTTTAATAGTATATACCGGGATTTTGATAGTACTCTGTAAAGTACAGCCAGAATACATTAAGCACAATTAacaacctctgtatgttttttttttttttaaggtaaaACCTTATATACACATCTAAATCCAAATAGATTCAGCAAAGAATGTGTCTCTATGCTcccagctctcctcctccatcctcattaGGTGCCTCCAAGGGTCACGCTTTTTATTTGATGTGTAGCGCACACAATCTTTTAACACCAATTTCATTCACATTATGGTTTCAGGTTCCTGATTTGATTCAAGGACGATATTGGTTCGATTATAATAATACGATTAATTAAAACGATGTGACTTGAAATCGACTGTGTAGCTTTTAAGCCACACATTCTTGGCTGTGTAACAGTGATATAATGACCTGGATACAAGACTAGTGCAGTGTAGTTTCCTAGACTCCTGTTGCTTCTTATAAgtgaattaatatcaaataattcTGGATACTGTAGTCAACAATTAAatgattacattacattacaattacattattttttttgctaTACTGTCATATTTCAACATGGTCAAGACACAATTCAAGGTAAAGACTCAATTCAGATGTCAAAATGCGGTGCAGCATTTGAGCAGTCATCTAGTACTACTcacattttaatgaacaaacaaCGCGGTCTCCTATTTTGAGTGAGGAGTGCTAGAGGGACTGGATCCGCTCCGTGTGATGTGATGTCACAGTGAAAGAAAGATTGGCTCAATCGAGTGACGATTAACGCCTTTATTGTTGTGAAtttgcagaaaaacacatttatataaaCTCTTCCATGCATTGCATAATTTCCATTGATAAATCAATGGCTTACTTGCCGACATGCACACAT includes:
- the LOC128754836 gene encoding LOW QUALITY PROTEIN: uncharacterized protein LOC128754836 (The sequence of the model RefSeq protein was modified relative to this genomic sequence to represent the inferred CDS: substituted 1 base at 1 genomic stop codon), with the translated sequence MARTKQTARKSTGGKAPRKQLATKAARKSAPATGGVKKPHRYRPGTVALREIRRYQKSTELLIRKLPFQRLVREIAQDFKTDLRFQSSAVMALQEASEAYLVGLFEDTNLISGQIAXAITMSGRGKGGKGLGKGGAKRHRKVLRDNIQGITKPAIRRLARRGGVKRISGLIYEETRGVLKVFLENVIRDAVTYTEHAKRKTVTAMDVVYALKRQGRTLYGFGG
- the LOC128754866 gene encoding histone H2B 1/2, producing the protein MPEPAKSAPKKGSKKAVTKTAGKGGKKKKRTRKESYAIYVYKVLKQVHPDTGISSKAMSIMNSFVNDIFERIAGEASRLAHYNKRSTISSREIQTAVRLLLPGELAKHAVSEGTKAVTKYTSSK